The genomic region GTCGAGCAACAGCTCATCGCCAAGGGGTATGAAAAACAAACCAGCGGTCGGCCGGACTTTTTCGTTGTTTGTCATGCCAACGTCCGGGACAAAATCGACGTGGACACCTACGGCTACCGGTACGGACGTTACGGGCGTCGCATCGGAACTTACACCACGGTGCGGGAATATCAACATGGCACGTTGGTGGTGGACTTCGTCGATGCAAATACCAAGGAGCTCTTCTGGCGCGGCTGGGCCAAAGGCGAAGTGAACGACGCCATCGCCAAAGAAAAAATCGATGACACGATCGCGAAGATTCTGGCAAAGTATCCGCCGCAGTAAAACAAACGTAAAGCCGGACATGGGCATGGCAAGTTTTCAAATTCTGCAAAAT from Cytophagia bacterium CHB2 harbors:
- a CDS encoding DUF4136 domain-containing protein; amino-acid sequence: NNAGSAVGRGGTILTTTNGGATWVPRTSGTTQVLNAVQIINTTTAVAVGNGGVILKTTDGGANFAQYKTFDFMSKRAKPTANPLAEKRVETAVEQQLIAKGYEKQTSGRPDFFVVCHANVRDKIDVDTYGYRYGRYGRRIGTYTTVREYQHGTLVVDFVDANTKELFWRGWAKGEVNDAIAKEKIDDTIAKILAKYPPQ